A genomic window from Streptomyces sp. NBC_00234 includes:
- a CDS encoding ATP-dependent DNA helicase UvrD2 produces the protein MTAATHSTLFPQVPESPDAVLDGLDPEQREVATALNGPVCVLAGAGTGKTRAITHRIAYGVRAGILQPTTVLAVTFTNRAAGEMRGRLRQLGATGVQARTFHSAALRQLQYFWPKAVGGELPRLVERKVQLVAEAAARCGIRLDRNELRDATSEIEWAKVTQTVPADYPAAVAKTQRDAPRDPAELSQIYSMYEQLKRDRSVIDFEDVLLLTVGILQDRHDIADHVRSQYQHFVVDEYQDVSPLQQRLLDLWLGDRDNLCVVGDASQTIYSFTGATPDHLLNFRTRHPNATMVKLVRDYRSTPQVVHLANGLLSQARGRAAEHRLELVSQRDKGPAPAYTEYADEPAEAEGTARRIRDLIAAGVPAGEIAVLYRVNSQSEVYEQALADAGVPYQLRGAERFFERAEVREAGMALRGAARAGGNDSLLDQAEGLPSEVRAVLSTKGWTSRPPAGSGAVRDRWESLAALVRLAEDFEQAKPGATLSDLVAELDERAAAQHAPTVQGVTLASLHSAKGLEWDAVFLVGLTEGMMPITYAKTDEQVEEERRLLYVGVTRARLHLTLSWALSRSPGGRGGRRPTRFLNGLRPGSAALGTRGGTGGGGGIDRGSGQWAGTGGSGPDAAAKRKRRGPVRCRVCGRTLTEAGAMKLMRCEDCPSDMDEALYERLRDWRAVQAQEIGQPAFCVFTDKTLMAIAEAVPASEGELVTIAGVGNRKLTRFGADVLAICAGEAVGEEAGDGEDEV, from the coding sequence GTGACAGCAGCAACGCATTCCACCCTCTTCCCACAGGTCCCCGAGTCCCCGGACGCCGTGCTGGACGGGCTCGACCCGGAGCAGCGCGAGGTCGCCACCGCTCTGAACGGACCCGTGTGTGTGCTGGCCGGAGCCGGTACGGGCAAGACGCGCGCGATCACTCATCGCATCGCGTACGGGGTGCGTGCGGGGATACTCCAGCCGACGACCGTGCTTGCCGTCACGTTCACCAACCGTGCGGCCGGAGAGATGCGGGGCCGCCTCCGCCAGCTCGGCGCCACCGGCGTACAGGCGCGAACCTTCCACTCCGCGGCGCTGCGCCAGCTCCAGTACTTCTGGCCGAAAGCAGTCGGTGGCGAGCTGCCGCGTCTCGTCGAGCGCAAGGTCCAGCTGGTCGCCGAGGCCGCGGCCCGCTGCGGGATCAGGCTCGACCGCAACGAGTTGCGGGACGCGACGAGCGAGATCGAGTGGGCCAAGGTCACCCAGACGGTGCCCGCCGACTATCCGGCAGCGGTCGCGAAGACCCAGCGGGACGCTCCGCGCGACCCGGCCGAGCTCTCCCAGATCTACTCGATGTACGAGCAGCTCAAGCGCGACCGCTCGGTGATCGACTTCGAGGACGTGCTGCTCCTCACCGTCGGCATCCTCCAGGACCGGCACGACATCGCGGACCACGTCCGCAGCCAGTACCAGCACTTCGTGGTCGACGAGTACCAGGACGTCAGCCCGCTCCAGCAGCGCTTGCTGGACCTCTGGCTCGGCGACCGCGACAACCTGTGCGTTGTCGGGGACGCCAGCCAGACCATCTACTCCTTCACCGGAGCCACCCCCGACCACCTGCTGAACTTCCGTACCCGCCACCCCAACGCGACGATGGTCAAGCTGGTCCGGGACTACCGCTCCACGCCCCAGGTCGTCCACCTCGCCAACGGGCTGCTGAGCCAGGCCCGGGGCCGGGCCGCCGAGCACCGGCTCGAACTGGTCTCGCAGCGCGACAAGGGCCCCGCCCCGGCCTACACGGAGTACGCGGACGAGCCCGCCGAGGCCGAGGGCACCGCACGCCGCATCCGCGATCTGATCGCCGCGGGCGTCCCGGCCGGCGAGATCGCCGTGCTCTACCGGGTCAACTCCCAGTCCGAGGTCTACGAGCAGGCGCTGGCCGACGCGGGCGTGCCCTACCAGCTGCGCGGCGCGGAGCGCTTCTTCGAGCGCGCGGAGGTGAGGGAAGCGGGCATGGCCCTGCGCGGCGCGGCGCGCGCCGGGGGCAACGACTCGCTGCTCGACCAGGCCGAGGGGCTGCCCTCCGAGGTGCGGGCGGTGCTCTCCACGAAGGGCTGGACCAGCCGGCCGCCGGCCGGCTCCGGCGCGGTGCGGGACCGCTGGGAGTCGCTCGCCGCCCTGGTGCGCCTCGCCGAGGACTTCGAACAGGCCAAACCGGGGGCGACCCTCTCCGATCTGGTCGCCGAGCTCGACGAGCGGGCAGCGGCCCAGCACGCCCCCACCGTTCAGGGCGTCACGCTGGCCTCGCTGCACTCGGCGAAGGGCCTGGAGTGGGACGCCGTGTTCCTCGTCGGGCTGACCGAGGGCATGATGCCGATCACCTACGCCAAGACCGACGAACAGGTCGAGGAGGAGCGGCGCCTGCTGTACGTAGGAGTCACCCGCGCCCGCCTCCACCTCACCCTGTCGTGGGCGCTCTCCCGTTCGCCCGGTGGCCGCGGCGGCCGACGGCCCACGCGCTTCCTGAACGGCCTCCGGCCGGGCTCGGCGGCGCTCGGAACCCGTGGTGGCACGGGCGGCGGCGGAGGCATCGACCGTGGGTCCGGTCAGTGGGCGGGGACGGGCGGCAGCGGCCCGGACGCGGCGGCAAAGCGGAAGCGCCGCGGCCCCGTGCGGTGCCGGGTCTGCGGCAGGACTCTCACCGAGGCCGGTGCGATGAAACTGATGCGCTGCGAGGACTGTCCGTCCGACATGGACGAGGCACTGTACGAGCGGCTGCGCGACTGGCGGGCCGTGCAGGCCCAGGAGATCGGCCAGCCCGCCTTCTGCGTCTTCACGGACAAGACCCTGATGGCCATCGCCGAGGCGGTGCCGGCCAGCGAGGGCGAGCTGGTGACCATCGCCGGTGTCGGTAACCGGAAGCTGACCCGGTTCGGCGCCGACGTGCTGGCCATCTGCGCAGGTGAGGCAGTGGGTGAGGAGGCCGGGGACGGCGAGGACGAGGTGTGA
- a CDS encoding WhiB family transcriptional regulator codes for MQLDTHAPSVPPSDTISPPGLTEDSTLIPLTALTALDDAIENLGVPVPCRSYDPEVFFAESPADVEYAKSLCRTCPLVEACLAGAKERREPWGVWGGELFVQGVVVARKRPRGRPRKNPVAA; via the coding sequence GTGCAACTCGACACGCACGCCCCGTCCGTACCGCCTTCCGACACGATCTCCCCGCCCGGCCTCACGGAGGACTCCACCTTGATCCCGCTCACCGCGCTCACCGCGCTCGACGACGCCATCGAGAACCTCGGTGTGCCCGTCCCCTGCCGTTCGTACGACCCCGAGGTCTTCTTCGCCGAGTCGCCGGCCGATGTCGAGTACGCCAAGTCCCTCTGCCGGACCTGCCCGCTCGTCGAGGCGTGTCTCGCCGGTGCCAAGGAGCGGCGCGAGCCGTGGGGCGTCTGGGGCGGCGAGCTCTTCGTCCAGGGCGTCGTCGTCGCCCGCAAGCGTCCGCGTGGCCGTCCGCGCAAGAACCCGGTCGCGGCGTGA
- a CDS encoding ABC1 kinase family protein, whose amino-acid sequence MSDLPRKAVTRTAKLAALPLGFAGRATWGLGKRIGGKSAELVAREVQQRTADQLFRVLGELKGGAMKLGQALSVFESALPEEVAGPYRAALTKLQEAAPPMPARTVHAVLEERLGEDWRDLFLSFEDKPSAAASIGQVHRAVWHDGRDVAVKVQYPGAGEALLSDLTQLSRFARLFGPLVPGMDVKPLIKELRERVAEELDYGLEAESQRQHAAEFEDDPDVVVPGVVHQSEQVLVSEWIDGIPLADVIAEGTVEQRDRAGQLLARFLFSGPARTGLLHADPHPGNFRLLPAAESDGEDGPEGDGLDGDPEQWRLGVLDFGTVDRLPGGLPQTIGDSLRMTLEGDAEAVYELLRGAGFVRESIELAPDAVLDYLLPIIEPAQVDEFTFTRGWLRAQAARIADPRSPAHQLGKQLNLPPSYLLIHRVTLSTIGVLCQLGATVRLRDELESWLPGFVAEAVAENEDEWEEDEQAVEQKSAAVEA is encoded by the coding sequence ATGTCTGATCTTCCCCGGAAGGCGGTCACCCGTACCGCCAAGCTGGCCGCGCTGCCGCTCGGCTTCGCCGGCCGTGCAACGTGGGGCCTGGGCAAGCGGATCGGCGGGAAGTCCGCCGAGCTGGTCGCCCGCGAGGTGCAGCAGCGCACTGCCGATCAACTCTTCCGCGTCCTCGGCGAGTTGAAGGGTGGTGCGATGAAGCTCGGACAGGCGTTGTCCGTCTTCGAGTCGGCCCTGCCCGAGGAGGTCGCGGGCCCCTACCGGGCTGCGCTCACCAAGCTGCAGGAAGCGGCGCCGCCCATGCCCGCGCGCACCGTGCACGCGGTATTGGAGGAGCGGCTCGGCGAGGACTGGCGGGATCTTTTCCTCTCGTTCGAGGACAAGCCGTCCGCCGCCGCGTCGATCGGGCAGGTCCACCGCGCCGTGTGGCACGACGGACGTGACGTCGCGGTGAAGGTGCAGTACCCGGGCGCGGGCGAGGCGCTGCTCTCGGATCTGACCCAGTTGAGCCGTTTCGCCCGGCTGTTCGGCCCGCTGGTCCCGGGGATGGACGTCAAGCCGCTCATCAAGGAACTGCGCGAGCGGGTGGCGGAGGAACTGGACTACGGCCTGGAGGCGGAGTCCCAGCGGCAGCACGCGGCGGAGTTCGAGGACGATCCGGATGTGGTCGTCCCGGGTGTGGTGCACCAGTCCGAACAGGTCCTGGTGTCGGAGTGGATCGACGGCATTCCGCTGGCCGACGTGATCGCCGAGGGCACGGTGGAGCAGCGGGACCGGGCCGGCCAGTTGCTGGCGCGCTTCCTCTTCTCGGGTCCGGCGCGTACGGGTCTGCTGCACGCCGATCCGCACCCGGGCAACTTCCGGCTGCTGCCCGCCGCCGAAAGCGATGGCGAGGACGGCCCGGAGGGGGACGGCCTGGACGGCGACCCCGAGCAGTGGCGGCTCGGAGTGCTGGACTTCGGCACGGTGGACCGGCTGCCGGGCGGGCTGCCTCAGACCATCGGCGACTCGCTGCGGATGACGCTGGAGGGCGACGCCGAAGCGGTGTACGAGCTGCTGCGCGGAGCGGGCTTCGTCAGGGAGTCGATCGAGCTCGCGCCGGACGCGGTGCTCGACTACCTCCTGCCGATCATCGAGCCGGCGCAGGTGGACGAGTTCACCTTCACCCGTGGCTGGCTGCGCGCCCAGGCGGCCCGGATCGCCGATCCTCGCTCCCCCGCCCATCAGCTGGGCAAGCAGTTGAACCTTCCGCCGTCCTATCTGCTGATACACCGCGTGACGCTGAGCACGATCGGGGTGCTGTGCCAGCTGGGTGCGACCGTGCGTCTCCGGGACGAACTCGAATCATGGCTCCCGGGCTTCGTGGCCGAGGCCGTGGCCGAGAACGAGGACGAGTGGGAAGAGGACGAGCAGGCTGTCGAGCAGAAGAGCGCGGCCGTCGAGGCGTAG
- a CDS encoding ThiF family adenylyltransferase, producing the protein MHPMLKPALRRAWRERNTVQFGVTPAHAVTLGPVDIATGSFLELLDGTRGLQLLHEEARSLDLSDRHVDVLVARLTEAGLLDDPRGGGPEADALRARADTLERQRPDLASLSVVHPEPGSALRRLAARRAMHVQVRGAGRVGAVIASVLSGAGVGRVEVLDGGRAEPWDVAPGGLPASAVGERRDSAARQLVRRSAVGGTPRAAETTGAPAGGEPGLSLIVVAPRDGLSAYAPDPATAAPWIASGSPHLYAGVIEATGVVGPLVLPGGTGCAGCLALHRADRDQQWPRMLAQWRSGRRSTVPACEVGLATAVAGLAAAHALSFLDGELPASTGARWEAAMPLLDWRSEQLGPHRDCSCGAAGHTEGELTSEAGAVHDTMAG; encoded by the coding sequence ATGCATCCGATGCTCAAGCCCGCACTGCGCCGCGCATGGCGCGAACGTAACACCGTCCAATTCGGAGTGACCCCTGCCCACGCGGTGACGCTCGGTCCCGTGGATATTGCCACCGGGAGCTTTCTGGAACTGCTCGACGGCACGCGGGGGCTGCAACTCCTTCACGAGGAAGCCCGGTCGCTGGACCTTTCGGACCGTCATGTGGACGTGCTGGTAGCGCGCCTGACGGAGGCGGGGCTGCTCGACGATCCTCGGGGAGGCGGCCCGGAGGCCGATGCGTTACGCGCCCGGGCGGACACCCTGGAGCGGCAGCGCCCTGATCTCGCGTCACTCTCCGTCGTGCATCCGGAACCGGGCAGCGCGCTACGGCGGCTCGCGGCCCGGCGCGCCATGCACGTCCAGGTGCGGGGTGCGGGGCGGGTGGGCGCCGTGATCGCGTCGGTGCTCTCCGGGGCGGGGGTGGGCCGGGTCGAGGTGCTGGACGGGGGGCGCGCCGAGCCCTGGGACGTCGCCCCCGGAGGGCTTCCGGCATCCGCGGTCGGAGAGCGGAGGGACTCGGCGGCCCGTCAACTCGTACGCCGGTCCGCCGTGGGCGGGACCCCGCGGGCCGCGGAGACGACCGGGGCGCCGGCAGGCGGCGAACCGGGCCTGTCCCTGATCGTGGTCGCCCCGCGGGACGGCCTCTCGGCGTACGCCCCCGATCCCGCCACCGCCGCCCCGTGGATCGCTTCGGGAAGTCCCCATCTCTACGCGGGTGTGATCGAGGCCACAGGTGTGGTCGGCCCGCTGGTGCTGCCGGGCGGTACGGGGTGCGCGGGCTGCCTGGCGCTGCACCGCGCCGATCGTGACCAGCAATGGCCACGGATGCTGGCGCAGTGGCGCTCCGGTCGGCGCAGCACCGTTCCGGCCTGCGAAGTGGGCCTGGCGACGGCGGTGGCGGGGCTCGCGGCGGCGCACGCGCTGTCCTTCCTCGACGGAGAGTTGCCCGCCAGTACGGGTGCCCGCTGGGAGGCCGCGATGCCGCTGCTGGACTGGCGGTCGGAGCAGTTGGGCCCCCACCGCGACTGCTCCTGCGGCGCGGCTGGGCACACTGAGGGGGAGCTCACCTCCGAGGCGGGTGCCGTACACGACACAATGGCCGGGTGA
- a CDS encoding M48 metallopeptidase family protein yields MPAEPSPGLAGEIPARSAGSSQRSAAARPPRASATSAVEVRRSARRNRTVSAYREGDRTIVLIPARMSEAEEQRWVSVMLDKLAAQESKRVIGDSELAERAERLSAQYFAGRARPASVRWVTNQNTRWGSCTPAEGSIRLSHRLQGMPEYVVDYVLVHELAHLLVPGHGPRFWRLLEAYPRTERARGYLEGVVAADRLPHLPAAREE; encoded by the coding sequence GTGCCCGCCGAACCGTCACCCGGCTTGGCCGGGGAGATCCCCGCGCGCAGCGCCGGAAGCAGTCAGCGCAGCGCGGCTGCCCGCCCGCCCCGCGCTTCCGCGACGAGCGCGGTCGAGGTCCGCAGGAGTGCCCGGCGTAACAGAACGGTCTCCGCGTACCGCGAGGGCGACCGCACCATCGTGCTGATCCCCGCCCGGATGTCGGAGGCGGAGGAGCAGCGCTGGGTGAGCGTGATGCTCGACAAACTCGCCGCCCAGGAGAGCAAGCGGGTCATCGGCGACAGCGAGCTGGCCGAGCGCGCCGAGCGCCTGTCCGCCCAGTACTTCGCGGGCCGTGCCCGGCCCGCGTCCGTGCGGTGGGTGACCAACCAGAACACGCGATGGGGCTCCTGCACTCCGGCCGAGGGATCCATCCGGCTTTCGCACCGGCTGCAGGGGATGCCGGAGTACGTCGTCGACTACGTGCTCGTCCACGAGCTGGCCCATCTGCTCGTCCCCGGTCACGGTCCGCGATTCTGGCGGCTGCTGGAGGCGTATCCCCGCACCGAGCGGGCCCGGGGCTATCTCGAGGGCGTCGTGGCGGCCGACCGGCTTCCGCACCTGCCCGCCGCACGTGAGGAGTGA
- a CDS encoding TerD family protein, which yields MAREFQRGHKAKISDLTPGTDLYVGVQIAGPGLTFDISCFGLDANEQLSDDRYFIFFNQPKSPEESIQLLGAQSGDTESFRVTLDRIPANIHKLSFTATLDGAGQMSQVGPGYIRIVAGGEEVVKYAFTGSEFTTERAVMLGDFYLKDVWRFAAVGQGFDGGLDALLKNFGGEVAEEAPAAPPAAAPSFAPPAQATAPPAFGAPAPQAPQPAPAFGAPAAPAPAPQQPMHSAPTMAAPMAPPAPSPYGQPQQPQFGQVPGQAAPPAAPYGQQPPAAFGQPAPAPYGQQPPGMPQGVPQGVPQGGAGLQAALQLYKETPTGQRWTPQNQQLMRVDLTMGGNPVLARQGSMVMYQGKVDFGYKSAGFAGRVVGNATGQEMQLMRCTGRGQVFLAEEGSHLHPIELQGDGICVSAESVLAFDESLQYEVRRIEGHGIPGGALFTMQFQGTGTVVVKTHGVPVVLPVTPTTFADCNAVVAWSSASQVILSSQVRLRRNAYPGHSGETVNLQFRGAPGNFIVVQPYEV from the coding sequence ATGGCCAGGGAATTCCAACGCGGCCACAAGGCCAAGATCAGTGACCTCACGCCCGGGACGGATCTGTACGTAGGTGTGCAGATCGCGGGCCCCGGACTGACCTTCGACATCAGCTGCTTCGGCCTCGATGCCAATGAGCAGCTCTCGGACGACCGGTATTTCATCTTCTTCAACCAGCCGAAGTCGCCCGAGGAGTCCATTCAGCTGCTCGGCGCACAGTCCGGTGACACCGAGTCGTTCCGCGTCACGCTCGACCGCATTCCGGCGAACATCCACAAGCTGTCGTTCACCGCGACTCTCGACGGTGCGGGACAGATGTCGCAAGTCGGACCCGGATACATCCGGATCGTGGCAGGCGGCGAAGAGGTGGTGAAGTACGCCTTCACCGGCTCGGAGTTCACCACCGAGCGCGCCGTGATGCTGGGCGACTTCTACCTCAAGGACGTCTGGCGCTTCGCCGCCGTCGGCCAGGGTTTCGACGGTGGCCTGGACGCGCTGCTGAAGAACTTCGGCGGCGAGGTCGCGGAGGAAGCCCCGGCCGCCCCGCCGGCAGCCGCCCCGTCGTTCGCCCCGCCCGCCCAGGCGACCGCGCCCCCCGCCTTCGGAGCCCCGGCTCCGCAGGCCCCGCAGCCCGCACCCGCCTTCGGAGCCCCTGCCGCCCCGGCCCCCGCGCCGCAGCAGCCGATGCATTCCGCGCCGACCATGGCGGCGCCCATGGCACCGCCGGCTCCGTCCCCGTACGGACAGCCGCAGCAGCCGCAGTTCGGACAGGTGCCCGGGCAGGCCGCACCACCCGCCGCTCCGTACGGGCAGCAGCCTCCGGCCGCGTTCGGCCAGCCGGCTCCCGCCCCTTACGGGCAGCAGCCTCCCGGCATGCCGCAGGGCGTGCCCCAGGGTGTCCCGCAGGGCGGTGCCGGTCTTCAGGCGGCTCTCCAGCTCTACAAGGAGACGCCGACCGGCCAGCGCTGGACCCCGCAGAACCAGCAGCTCATGCGGGTCGACCTGACCATGGGTGGCAACCCCGTGCTGGCCCGTCAGGGCAGCATGGTGATGTACCAGGGCAAGGTCGACTTCGGCTACAAGAGCGCGGGTTTCGCGGGTCGTGTGGTCGGAAACGCCACCGGTCAGGAAATGCAGCTGATGCGCTGTACGGGCCGGGGCCAGGTCTTCCTCGCCGAGGAGGGCTCGCACCTGCATCCCATCGAGCTGCAGGGCGACGGCATCTGTGTCTCCGCCGAGAGCGTTCTCGCCTTCGACGAGTCGCTCCAGTACGAGGTCCGCAGGATCGAGGGCCACGGCATCCCCGGCGGCGCCCTGTTCACCATGCAGTTCCAGGGCACCGGCACCGTGGTCGTGAAGACCCATGGTGTTCCCGTCGTCCTGCCGGTCACCCCGACCACGTTCGCCGACTGCAACGCCGTCGTGGCCTGGTCCTCTGCGTCCCAGGTGATCCTCTCCAGCCAGGTCAGGCTGCGCCGCAACGCGTATCCGGGACACAGCGGAGAGACCGTGAACCTCCAGTTCCGGGGAGCCCCCGGAAACTTCATCGTCGTCCAGCCCTACGAGGTGTGA
- a CDS encoding AIM24 family protein, whose amino-acid sequence MNQQLAGFAPTPVTARMENHGRTMLKVAMASGQDLYARTGSMVAYEGFIQYEPNPPAVRQAASQWVTGEGAPIMKCAGDGLLYLADYGADVVVINLNNDSLSVNGTNLLAFDAHLTWGVERVKGLAKFAGQGLWNVGIQGTGWVAITSRGTPIVVDCGRGEDETYVDPDALVAWSPNLKVKGKRSFKASSLIGRGSGEAYQMAFSGQGIVVVQPSEDSTDRLRIRN is encoded by the coding sequence ATGAACCAGCAACTCGCGGGCTTCGCCCCGACCCCCGTAACGGCCCGGATGGAGAATCACGGCCGCACGATGCTCAAGGTCGCCATGGCCTCGGGCCAGGACCTGTACGCACGCACCGGCTCGATGGTGGCGTACGAGGGCTTCATCCAGTACGAACCCAATCCGCCCGCAGTCCGGCAGGCCGCCTCCCAGTGGGTCACCGGCGAGGGCGCACCCATCATGAAGTGCGCGGGCGACGGGCTTCTCTACCTGGCCGACTACGGCGCCGATGTGGTCGTCATCAACCTCAACAACGACTCCCTCTCGGTCAACGGCACCAACCTTCTCGCCTTCGACGCCCACCTCACCTGGGGTGTCGAGCGGGTCAAGGGGCTTGCCAAGTTCGCCGGCCAGGGCCTGTGGAACGTAGGAATCCAGGGCACCGGGTGGGTCGCCATCACCTCCCGCGGCACGCCGATCGTCGTCGACTGCGGCCGGGGCGAGGACGAGACGTACGTCGACCCGGACGCGCTGGTCGCGTGGTCCCCGAACCTGAAGGTGAAGGGCAAGCGCAGCTTCAAGGCGTCCTCGCTCATCGGGCGGGGCAGCGGTGAGGCGTACCAGATGGCCTTCTCGGGACAGGGCATCGTCGTCGTCCAGCCGAGCGAGGACAGTACCGACCGCCTGCGGATCCGGAACTGA
- a CDS encoding AIM24 family protein: MQSPLFAHTEQQSQDRYTIQNPQLLRVSLTGHDDILARKGAMVAYQGLMEFDGEYRSQGQRRARANTGEGLDLMRCTGQGTVYLANLAQYIHVVDVDHEGMTVDSAYVLALDSTLHTEVIAVDSQYGISGTGKYQLNISGSGKVALMTSGQPLMMQVTPDKYVNVDADAIVAWSSSLRVQMQAQTHSSGVRRRRGNTGEGWELSFLGQGFALVQPSEVMPPQHAGIGQGVGAQFGVGQQGSHAQNQNNAWN; this comes from the coding sequence ATGCAGAGTCCGCTTTTCGCTCACACCGAGCAGCAGTCCCAGGACCGGTACACCATCCAGAACCCGCAGCTCCTGCGGGTCTCGCTGACCGGTCACGACGACATCCTCGCCCGCAAGGGGGCCATGGTCGCGTACCAGGGCCTGATGGAGTTCGACGGCGAGTACCGCTCCCAGGGGCAGCGGCGCGCCCGTGCGAACACGGGTGAGGGTCTCGACCTGATGCGCTGCACGGGGCAGGGCACCGTCTACCTGGCCAACCTCGCCCAGTACATCCACGTCGTGGACGTCGACCACGAGGGAATGACGGTGGACAGCGCCTATGTCCTCGCCCTCGACTCCACGCTGCACACCGAGGTCATCGCGGTGGACAGCCAGTACGGCATCTCCGGCACCGGGAAGTACCAGCTCAACATCTCCGGCTCCGGCAAGGTCGCGCTGATGACCTCCGGCCAGCCTCTGATGATGCAGGTGACGCCGGACAAGTACGTGAACGTCGACGCCGACGCGATCGTGGCCTGGTCCAGCTCGCTGCGGGTGCAGATGCAGGCGCAGACGCACTCCTCAGGAGTCCGGCGGCGACGCGGCAACACCGGCGAGGGCTGGGAGCTCAGCTTCCTCGGGCAGGGCTTCGCCCTCGTCCAGCCGAGCGAGGTCATGCCCCCGCAGCATGCCGGGATCGGACAGGGCGTCGGTGCCCAGTTCGGAGTCGGCCAGCAGGGCTCGCACGCTCAGAACCAGAACAACGCCTGGAACTGA
- a CDS encoding NUDIX hydrolase → MSLHDDAVLVLKSCTSGDDTAQDDLRQVYLDHLAQHPDGMWKACEAGHLTASALVIDAERGRVLLTLHRKLQMWLQMGGHCEPQDASLAAAALREATEESGIEGLTLLPGGPVRLDRHPIPAPCNWHLDVQYAALAPAGATEQISDESLDLRWYAYEEVAAVADTSVVRLLEGTLAALEERHRP, encoded by the coding sequence GTGAGCCTGCACGACGACGCCGTCCTCGTACTGAAGAGCTGCACATCAGGCGACGACACCGCGCAGGACGACCTGCGTCAGGTCTACCTCGACCACCTCGCACAGCATCCGGACGGCATGTGGAAGGCGTGCGAGGCCGGTCATCTGACCGCCAGCGCTCTGGTGATCGACGCCGAGCGCGGCCGGGTCCTGCTGACCCTGCACAGGAAGCTGCAGATGTGGCTCCAGATGGGCGGGCACTGCGAGCCTCAGGACGCCTCCCTGGCCGCCGCCGCGCTGCGTGAGGCGACGGAGGAATCCGGGATAGAGGGCCTGACGCTGCTGCCCGGCGGGCCGGTGCGGCTGGACCGGCACCCGATTCCGGCGCCCTGCAACTGGCACCTGGACGTGCAGTACGCGGCACTCGCCCCGGCCGGCGCCACCGAGCAGATCAGCGACGAGTCGCTGGACCTGCGGTGGTACGCCTACGAGGAGGTCGCGGCCGTGGCCGACACCTCGGTCGTACGGCTGCTGGAGGGCACCCTGGCGGCGCTGGAAGAGCGCCACCGGCCGTAA